One genomic segment of Pseudomonas sp. p1(2021b) includes these proteins:
- a CDS encoding TolC family protein: protein MLRYNRNVLSKTYVSPWKIAALCAVISGLLAPTAFAQSISLPQALSTAMDANPDLAAARQEIGIADGARKQAGLIPNPEISYEMEDTRRNTSTTTVTLSQTLELGGKRGARVDVATYGQSVAQLELDRRVNGLRADVVQAFYAALRAQTGLDLAKQSLELTERGLRIVDGRVRAGKSSPVEATRAQVQLAEARLQVRRAETEKANAYQQLAQVTGSSVTIFDRLESPTLSPGLPPRTEELLAKLDQTPEMRQAVVEIDKSDASLGAEKAQRIPNLTVSVGSQYDRSVRERVNVVGLSMPLPLFDRNQGNILSASRRADQARDLRNAVELRLRAQTQTALNQWSTAMQEVESYDKTILPSAQQAVDTATRGFEMGKFGFIEVLDAQRTLILARGQYLDSLAAATNARAQVERVYGEVGSTAGAR, encoded by the coding sequence GTGCTCCGGTATAACCGCAATGTCTTATCCAAGACCTACGTCTCACCGTGGAAAATTGCCGCTCTCTGTGCGGTGATTTCCGGGTTGCTGGCACCCACCGCATTTGCCCAAAGCATCAGCTTGCCCCAAGCGCTGTCGACGGCAATGGATGCCAACCCAGACCTCGCGGCGGCACGTCAGGAAATCGGCATCGCGGACGGTGCGCGCAAGCAAGCCGGGCTGATTCCAAACCCCGAAATCTCGTATGAGATGGAGGACACACGGCGTAACACCAGCACAACGACCGTTACGCTAAGTCAGACCTTGGAGCTCGGTGGTAAGCGGGGAGCCCGCGTAGATGTCGCCACATACGGCCAGAGTGTTGCACAACTGGAACTGGACCGACGCGTGAATGGTCTGCGTGCAGACGTCGTGCAGGCGTTTTACGCTGCATTACGAGCCCAAACCGGACTCGACCTCGCTAAACAATCCCTTGAACTTACTGAGCGCGGCCTTCGCATTGTCGATGGTCGAGTTCGCGCAGGTAAATCTTCACCTGTGGAGGCTACCCGCGCCCAGGTTCAACTGGCTGAAGCCCGGTTGCAGGTCCGTCGCGCCGAAACGGAAAAAGCGAATGCTTACCAGCAACTCGCCCAAGTCACGGGGAGTTCTGTGACCATATTCGATCGCCTTGAATCACCAACCTTGTCTCCTGGCTTGCCGCCGCGCACTGAAGAGTTGCTGGCAAAGCTCGATCAGACTCCGGAAATGCGGCAGGCAGTGGTGGAGATTGATAAGAGCGATGCCTCGCTTGGCGCAGAAAAAGCTCAGCGTATTCCAAACCTCACGGTAAGCGTGGGTAGCCAGTACGACCGCTCGGTGCGCGAGCGAGTCAATGTCGTTGGTCTGTCCATGCCTTTGCCGCTGTTTGATCGTAACCAAGGCAACATTCTTTCCGCTTCTCGACGTGCCGATCAGGCCCGCGACCTGCGTAACGCTGTCGAGTTGAGATTGCGCGCCCAAACCCAAACCGCGCTGAACCAGTGGTCCACCGCCATGCAAGAAGTTGAGTCCTACGACAAGACCATTCTGCCCTCAGCCCAGCAGGCCGTGGATACCGCAACCCGCGGATTCGAGATGGGGAAATTCGGCTTTATCGAAGTACTGGACGCCCAGCGCACCTTGATCCTTGCTCGTGGCCAGTATCTCGACTCGCTGGCAGCGGCGACCAATGCGCGTGCGCAAGTAGAAAGG
- a CDS encoding OprD family porin — protein MKIKVPLYLAAVSALSGSYAVTAQAEDKPEGFIEGSSLTVLNRNFYFNRDNRDSSAPTYNSGKGNTNGYSEAWAHGIITKFNSGFTQGTVGVGVDAFAMIGLKLDTGDGRNGGRSSFDVMPVDNKGEARDEYTKVGGAAKVRLFDTVVKVGDVFPSTPVVASGDSRLLPESFRGVTVENTSIQGLTLQGGRLHAMSQPVSSNLNDNFATFYGGPVNSPWVGYGGGDYAINDNWTVSVYASQLKEVWNQYYAGTSFAYPLNDDLALIGGFNYYKAVDEGKQRLGEFDNDIWSAKVGVRYGAHTLALSHQRNNGDDDFDYLRQSDSIFVDNSIQYSDFNSPKERSWMLRYDLNFTSYGIPGLTFMTRYARGSGADYSNANQFYMRTDANGDPLTNQKRWERDVEVKYVVQTGPAKDLSFRLRQATTRATAFESDLDETRVIIEYPLSIL, from the coding sequence ATGAAAATCAAAGTACCACTGTATTTGGCGGCAGTTTCGGCGCTGTCTGGAAGCTATGCAGTTACTGCTCAAGCTGAAGATAAGCCCGAAGGTTTCATCGAAGGTAGCAGCCTTACAGTGCTCAACCGCAACTTCTATTTCAATCGTGATAACCGCGACAGCTCAGCTCCCACTTACAACAGCGGCAAGGGCAACACCAATGGCTACTCCGAGGCCTGGGCGCACGGGATCATCACCAAATTCAACTCTGGTTTTACCCAAGGGACGGTCGGCGTTGGTGTTGATGCCTTTGCCATGATAGGGCTTAAGCTCGATACTGGTGACGGGCGCAACGGCGGTCGTAGTTCATTCGACGTCATGCCTGTTGATAACAAAGGCGAAGCTCGCGACGAATACACCAAGGTTGGCGGGGCGGCTAAAGTTCGCTTGTTTGATACGGTCGTGAAAGTGGGTGATGTTTTCCCGTCGACGCCAGTTGTTGCATCAGGCGACTCGCGCCTGTTGCCTGAAAGCTTCCGCGGTGTGACCGTTGAGAACACCAGCATCCAGGGCCTCACCCTGCAGGGTGGCCGACTGCATGCGATGAGCCAGCCGGTCTCCAGCAATCTGAATGATAACTTCGCAACTTTCTACGGTGGCCCGGTTAACTCGCCTTGGGTAGGCTACGGTGGCGGTGATTACGCGATCAACGATAACTGGACCGTGAGCGTATACGCCAGTCAGTTGAAAGAAGTCTGGAACCAGTACTACGCTGGCACCAGCTTCGCCTATCCACTGAATGACGACCTTGCGCTGATTGGCGGCTTCAACTATTACAAAGCCGTGGATGAAGGGAAGCAGCGCCTAGGCGAGTTTGACAACGATATCTGGAGTGCCAAGGTCGGGGTCCGTTACGGCGCTCACACCCTGGCCCTGTCGCACCAACGCAACAACGGCGACGATGATTTCGACTACCTGCGTCAGTCAGACTCGATTTTCGTCGACAACTCTATCCAGTACAGCGACTTCAACTCGCCGAAAGAGCGTTCCTGGATGCTGCGCTACGACCTGAACTTCACCAGCTACGGCATTCCTGGTCTGACGTTCATGACCCGCTACGCTAGAGGCTCGGGCGCAGACTACTCGAACGCCAACCAGTTCTACATGCGCACCGACGCCAACGGTGATCCGCTCACCAATCAGAAACGTTGGGAGCGTGACGTAGAGGTTAAATATGTCGTGCAAACTGGTCCAGCAAAAGACCTGTCCTTCCGGTTGCGCCAGGCCACCACGCGTGCCACTGCATTCGAATCGGATCTGGATGAAACTCGTGTGATCATTGAGTACCCGCTTTCGATCCTGTGA
- a CDS encoding heavy metal response regulator transcription factor, with the protein MRILVIEDEVKTAEYVRQGLTECGYVVDCVHTGSDGLFLAKQHEYELIILDINLPEMDGWQVLELLRRKNCPSRIMMLTARSRLADKVRGLENGADDYLIKPFEFPELLARVRALMRRSEHPASVEIIRVADLELDQSRHRAFRDGQRIDLTTKEFALLHYLMRNTGVVLSRTQIISQVWDMNFDCDTNVVEVSIRRLRAKIDDPFETKLIHTLRGVGYVLEKR; encoded by the coding sequence ATGCGAATTCTGGTAATTGAGGACGAAGTAAAAACTGCGGAATATGTGCGTCAAGGCCTTACAGAATGCGGTTATGTCGTCGATTGCGTGCATACCGGGTCAGATGGGCTATTCCTAGCCAAGCAACACGAATACGAGTTGATTATTCTTGATATCAATCTGCCAGAAATGGATGGGTGGCAGGTACTTGAGCTTTTGAGGCGTAAAAATTGCCCCTCCCGCATCATGATGCTCACGGCGAGAAGTCGTTTGGCAGATAAGGTCCGGGGTTTGGAGAACGGTGCAGATGACTACCTGATCAAACCATTTGAGTTCCCAGAACTGCTAGCCCGGGTTCGCGCCTTAATGCGCAGGTCTGAACACCCTGCATCTGTGGAGATCATTCGTGTCGCTGACCTGGAGCTAGACCAGAGCCGTCACAGGGCCTTCAGGGACGGCCAGCGTATTGATCTGACGACGAAAGAGTTTGCACTTCTGCACTACCTAATGCGCAATACCGGCGTGGTGCTCAGCCGCACACAGATCATCTCACAGGTCTGGGATATGAACTTCGACTGCGATACAAACGTTGTAGAAGTGTCGATTCGAAGACTTAGAGCCAAGATCGATGACCCTTTCGAGACGAAGCTGATCCATACGCTTCGCGGTGTGGGCTATGTGCTTGAGAAGCGTTGA